One segment of Vibrio mimicus DNA contains the following:
- a CDS encoding NupC/NupG family nucleoside CNT transporter — MSSLLGMGAILLIAWLFSTNRKNINLRTVSLALLLQIFFALLVLYVPAGKDALNSVTGAVSQLINYGQDGIGFVFGGLANGSVGFVFAINVLGIIIFFSALISGLYHLGIMPKVINLIGGGLQKLLGTGRAESLSATANIFVGMIEAPLVVKPYLNKMTDSQFFAVMTGGLASVAGGTLVGYASLGVELNYLIAAAFMSAPAGLLMAKIMLPETEKIDVVTADDELDLPKATNVVEAIADGAMSGVKIAVAVGATLLAFVSVIALLNGLLGWVGGWFGIELSFELIMGYVFAPVAWLIGIPWHEAITAGSLIGNKVVVNEFVAFIQLIEVKQQLSAHSQAIITFALCGFANISTMAILIGGLGSLVPERRAFISKYGFRAIGAGVLANLMSASIAGVILSL; from the coding sequence ATGTCATCACTTCTCGGTATGGGCGCAATTTTGTTGATTGCGTGGTTATTTTCTACCAATAGAAAAAATATCAATTTGCGCACAGTCTCGTTAGCGTTACTGCTGCAAATTTTCTTCGCATTACTGGTGCTGTACGTGCCAGCCGGTAAAGATGCACTGAATAGTGTGACAGGCGCAGTGTCACAACTGATCAACTATGGACAAGATGGAATTGGTTTTGTGTTTGGTGGCCTTGCCAATGGCAGTGTGGGTTTTGTGTTTGCCATTAATGTCCTCGGCATCATCATTTTCTTTTCCGCACTGATTTCTGGCCTTTACCATTTAGGCATCATGCCGAAAGTGATTAACCTCATCGGTGGCGGCCTACAAAAACTGCTTGGTACAGGTCGTGCGGAATCCCTTTCCGCTACCGCAAATATTTTCGTGGGCATGATTGAAGCGCCGTTGGTGGTTAAACCGTATCTGAACAAGATGACCGATTCGCAATTCTTTGCGGTGATGACTGGCGGTCTTGCCTCTGTTGCTGGTGGTACATTGGTGGGTTATGCCTCGCTGGGTGTTGAGCTTAACTACCTTATCGCTGCGGCATTTATGTCGGCGCCTGCCGGTCTGCTCATGGCCAAAATCATGTTGCCAGAAACCGAAAAAATCGATGTGGTGACGGCGGATGACGAATTGGATCTGCCTAAAGCGACTAATGTGGTTGAGGCGATTGCTGATGGTGCCATGTCCGGCGTTAAAATTGCCGTTGCGGTGGGGGCGACTCTGCTCGCCTTCGTGAGTGTGATTGCTCTGCTAAATGGCTTGTTAGGCTGGGTTGGTGGCTGGTTTGGCATCGAGCTGAGCTTTGAACTGATTATGGGGTATGTTTTCGCTCCAGTGGCTTGGTTGATTGGTATTCCATGGCATGAAGCGATCACCGCAGGTTCGCTGATTGGTAATAAAGTGGTGGTGAACGAGTTTGTGGCTTTCATTCAACTCATCGAAGTAAAGCAGCAGTTGAGTGCGCATTCACAAGCGATCATTACTTTTGCTCTGTGTGGCTTTGCGAATATTTCCACCATGGCGATTTTGATTGGCGGTTTGGGAAGTTTGGTGCCTGAGCGTCGTGCGTTCATCTCTAAGTATGGTTTCCGTGCGATTGGTGCTGGGGTGTTGGCCAACCTAATGAGCGCATCGATTGCTGGGGTCATCTTGTCCTTGTGA
- a CDS encoding Ig-like domain-containing protein, with product MKRYCLAAVITASLGVSYSAQAYNCAGVPVWDSNTVYVGSDKVQKTNTAYQARYWTQGNDPATHSGQWDAWQILGQCDGGANNPPQVSIQSPLNNAKIPQGSVVGLQASASDSDGSITQVEFLVGTQRIAIDQQAPYQVDWTAALGATSVTVIATDNQGATTSSTVNISVTPTGNPVPPTVTLTSPTGSEQLTVGNVLAVAANAADSDGSVTAVEFYVDGQLVVTDSSEPYQFNWNAAVGSHTFKAKAIDNDNQSTVSQEVTLTVSSGSNAGCAGLPVYSAGTAYSAGQLVQNKNQKYRCDIAGWCSSSSGWAYEPGVGSYWKEAWSGLGACSTPPVVTLTNPTANQVILAGSTVSVAAQASDADGSVTQVEFFAGNNSLGVVTQAPYAVNWLATTTGNQTLKAVATDNDSNTSESAVSVTVSDQDLVVSLTSPTSGQTVGLGKSVNIAADATSLTNNVAKVEFVVNGAVVATDTTEPFAYSWTPSAIGHYTVAAKATDAAGTSVTSSAAAISVVEQAQKKHRLIGYWHNFVNGAGCPIRLADMSQAWDVIDIAFAENDRNSTGTVHFNLYAGDIYSSCPALDPAQFKQDMKALQAKGKVFVLSLGGAEGTITLNTDQDEANFVSSLTALIKEWGFDGLDVDLESGSNLVHGSQIQARLGRALKQIEKNIGGDMFLTMAPEHPYVQGGMVAYSGIWGAYIPVINEVRDTLDILHVQLYNNGGLPNPYTPSAAPEGSVDMMVAQSKMLIEGFTLANGTRFEPLRDDQVAIGLPSGPSSANSGQAPTQNILDALDCLTKGTRCGTIKPAFAYPNYAGVMTWSINWDKHDGFNFSKPIGDKLTQMNNAQ from the coding sequence ATGAAGCGCTATTGTTTAGCAGCCGTGATTACCGCCAGCTTGGGGGTAAGCTACTCTGCACAAGCCTATAACTGTGCCGGAGTGCCAGTGTGGGACAGCAACACCGTGTATGTCGGCAGCGACAAAGTTCAAAAAACCAACACCGCTTACCAAGCGCGTTACTGGACTCAGGGTAACGATCCCGCAACCCATTCTGGGCAATGGGACGCATGGCAAATTCTTGGACAGTGTGACGGAGGGGCGAATAACCCACCTCAAGTGTCCATCCAATCTCCGCTCAATAACGCCAAGATCCCACAAGGTTCGGTGGTGGGATTACAAGCCAGTGCCTCAGATAGCGATGGCAGCATCACTCAAGTGGAGTTTTTAGTCGGTACACAGCGTATTGCGATTGATCAACAAGCCCCATATCAAGTGGACTGGACGGCAGCATTGGGTGCAACGTCAGTGACCGTGATTGCGACCGATAACCAAGGTGCAACCACCAGCAGCACCGTAAATATCAGCGTAACGCCTACTGGTAACCCAGTTCCGCCAACTGTGACGTTGACTAGCCCAACGGGCAGTGAACAGTTAACCGTGGGGAATGTTTTGGCGGTGGCCGCTAATGCTGCTGATAGTGATGGCAGTGTTACTGCCGTGGAGTTTTATGTTGATGGTCAACTTGTCGTAACCGATAGCTCTGAGCCTTACCAGTTTAATTGGAATGCCGCTGTCGGCAGCCATACCTTTAAAGCCAAAGCCATTGATAACGACAACCAGTCTACCGTGAGCCAAGAAGTGACTTTAACGGTCAGCAGTGGCTCGAATGCCGGTTGCGCGGGTTTACCTGTGTATTCGGCGGGAACCGCGTATTCTGCAGGACAGTTGGTACAAAATAAGAACCAAAAATATCGCTGTGATATCGCCGGTTGGTGTTCTTCCAGCTCCGGTTGGGCGTATGAGCCAGGTGTTGGGAGTTATTGGAAAGAGGCATGGAGTGGTTTAGGCGCTTGTTCAACGCCACCTGTAGTGACATTAACCAACCCAACGGCGAACCAAGTGATTCTTGCTGGCTCAACCGTCAGTGTAGCGGCGCAAGCCAGTGATGCCGATGGCTCGGTCACGCAAGTGGAGTTTTTTGCGGGCAACAACAGCTTAGGGGTGGTGACTCAAGCGCCTTACGCGGTTAACTGGCTAGCAACCACCACGGGGAATCAAACCCTAAAAGCAGTGGCTACCGACAATGACAGTAACACCAGTGAAAGCGCAGTCAGCGTGACGGTGAGCGATCAAGATCTGGTAGTTTCACTGACTTCGCCGACATCCGGCCAAACCGTTGGCCTAGGTAAATCGGTCAACATTGCCGCCGATGCTACGTCACTAACCAATAATGTGGCGAAAGTGGAGTTTGTGGTCAACGGCGCGGTAGTTGCAACCGATACAACAGAGCCTTTTGCTTACAGTTGGACGCCAAGTGCGATTGGTCACTATACCGTTGCCGCGAAAGCGACTGACGCAGCAGGAACGAGCGTGACCTCTTCCGCTGCCGCAATCAGCGTGGTAGAGCAAGCGCAGAAGAAACATCGTCTGATCGGTTACTGGCATAACTTCGTCAATGGTGCGGGTTGCCCAATTCGTTTGGCGGATATGTCACAAGCGTGGGATGTGATTGATATTGCCTTTGCAGAAAACGATCGCAACAGTACCGGAACGGTACATTTCAACCTGTATGCCGGTGATATTTACAGCAGTTGTCCTGCGCTCGATCCTGCGCAATTCAAGCAAGATATGAAAGCACTACAAGCGAAAGGTAAAGTATTTGTCCTTTCCTTAGGTGGCGCTGAAGGCACTATTACCCTTAACACTGATCAAGATGAAGCCAACTTTGTGAGCAGCCTGACTGCGTTGATCAAAGAATGGGGCTTTGATGGGTTGGATGTGGATCTCGAAAGTGGTTCAAACCTTGTTCATGGCTCACAAATTCAAGCGCGCTTAGGCCGAGCATTGAAGCAAATCGAGAAAAATATCGGTGGTGATATGTTCCTCACTATGGCGCCTGAACACCCTTATGTGCAAGGTGGTATGGTCGCTTACAGTGGAATTTGGGGCGCTTACATTCCGGTGATTAACGAAGTGCGCGATACGCTTGATATTCTGCATGTTCAGCTCTACAACAACGGTGGTTTACCTAACCCATACACACCGAGCGCGGCACCAGAAGGCTCAGTGGATATGATGGTCGCTCAATCAAAAATGTTGATTGAAGGCTTCACCTTAGCCAACGGGACACGCTTTGAACCATTGCGTGATGATCAAGTAGCCATTGGTTTGCCATCAGGTCCAAGTTCGGCAAATTCGGGTCAAGCTCCAACCCAAAATATCCTTGATGCACTGGATTGTTTAACCAAAGGAACCCGTTGCGGCACCATCAAACCGGCCTTTGCCTACCCCAATTATGCAGGCGTGATGACCTGGTCAATCAACTGGGATAAGCATGACGGCTTTAATTTCTCCAAACCAATTGGCGATAAGCTCACTCAAATGAATAACGCACAATAA
- a CDS encoding L-tyrosine/L-tryptophan isonitrile synthase family protein has protein sequence MLDAEQETYVEKTSFILLNQLIAQCNASYEGLAHLKSQLRNFIQKQQKIKLLLPAFPCKTNNLDKVLGHTPDIGEYLVLRKFVQCIRDIQSVYEPGITFYIFSDYHTFSDYISVNLEHHYDYSDNLRKMVANMNCSDSLKIMNFEHFDEFKDLKDTEYFNGLREMFGEPDYADNFSKLKLKNNKMNQTYLGLKKFMNQDQKHILAPLSYKERRQRLAKIAKGMMVQGKALDNFLQQKFADCIRLSIHEHPMIGKKYSLFLFNERQFKTPWHSTLLFDASRGEFIVDSKENHLKRSGLIVPVTHDGKPWCYLQLNLASEQSIAALNQIKAELMLEKFALRLECSSPNISLSMLNPKELSHLVREFGSVRLRGFSTLSHPTELQHWYLNQRSAITWDFGVTVEGLKSRAVDLPVHWALSCPPVSMDIDSQRYQYEDFTPHEYAVYCATSDANNVWKTVDSALAVLTLEGQEREQLRHTVMHYANFTPEHSGTARHPLVRYCSTSRQDVLRWQDLHHEHGYQIQLDDVNVSAEQSAIHQRLSMLCHNPKVCVEHSLQQGDLLLINNLTTLQSCQTAHKDEYWRIHLQPESINSPWQPHNRVASPVSETA, from the coding sequence ATGCTCGATGCTGAACAAGAAACTTATGTAGAAAAAACGTCATTTATTCTGCTGAATCAACTCATCGCACAGTGCAATGCTTCCTATGAAGGCTTGGCTCATTTAAAAAGTCAGCTTCGTAATTTCATTCAGAAACAGCAAAAAATTAAATTACTTCTCCCCGCCTTTCCTTGTAAAACCAATAATCTAGATAAAGTTCTTGGTCATACGCCAGATATTGGAGAATATCTCGTTCTAAGAAAATTTGTGCAATGTATTCGAGATATACAGTCCGTTTATGAACCGGGCATAACTTTTTATATATTTTCAGACTATCACACTTTCTCTGATTATATTTCTGTCAACTTAGAACACCATTACGATTATTCCGACAATCTGCGTAAAATGGTCGCAAACATGAACTGCAGTGACTCTTTGAAAATTATGAACTTTGAGCATTTTGATGAATTTAAAGACCTCAAAGACACTGAATATTTTAATGGATTGCGTGAGATGTTTGGTGAACCTGACTATGCCGATAATTTCTCTAAGCTAAAATTAAAGAATAATAAAATGAACCAAACTTATCTTGGTTTGAAGAAATTCATGAATCAGGATCAGAAACATATTTTAGCTCCGCTCTCGTATAAAGAACGCCGCCAACGATTAGCCAAAATTGCTAAAGGAATGATGGTACAGGGTAAAGCTCTAGATAATTTCTTACAGCAAAAGTTTGCCGACTGCATCCGCCTTAGCATTCATGAACATCCAATGATTGGTAAGAAATATTCCCTTTTTCTCTTTAATGAGCGCCAATTCAAAACCCCTTGGCATAGCACGTTACTGTTTGATGCAAGCCGTGGGGAATTCATCGTTGATAGCAAAGAAAACCATTTAAAACGCTCCGGACTTATTGTACCAGTGACCCACGATGGCAAACCTTGGTGTTACCTACAGCTTAACCTTGCCAGTGAACAAAGTATTGCAGCACTGAACCAAATCAAAGCCGAGTTGATGTTGGAAAAATTTGCGCTGAGGTTGGAGTGTTCATCCCCTAACATTTCACTCTCCATGCTAAACCCCAAAGAGCTCAGCCATTTGGTGAGAGAATTTGGTTCGGTGCGTTTACGCGGGTTTTCCACGCTCAGTCATCCTACCGAGTTACAACATTGGTACTTAAACCAACGTTCGGCCATCACTTGGGATTTTGGTGTTACTGTTGAAGGCTTGAAAAGCCGTGCGGTTGATCTTCCTGTTCATTGGGCGCTTTCATGCCCACCGGTATCAATGGATATCGACTCACAACGCTACCAATATGAAGATTTCACACCTCATGAATATGCGGTTTACTGCGCAACCAGTGATGCGAATAATGTCTGGAAAACCGTAGATTCAGCATTGGCTGTTTTAACGTTAGAGGGACAAGAGCGTGAACAGTTACGCCATACTGTGATGCATTATGCCAATTTTACCCCCGAGCATTCAGGCACTGCACGCCACCCCTTAGTTCGCTACTGTTCAACATCGCGCCAAGATGTGCTCCGTTGGCAAGACTTACATCATGAACATGGTTATCAAATTCAGCTCGATGATGTGAATGTCTCAGCGGAACAATCCGCCATCCATCAGCGTCTTAGCATGCTTTGCCACAACCCTAAGGTCTGCGTAGAGCATTCTCTGCAACAGGGAGACTTACTACTCATCAATAACTTAACTACTTTACAGTCCTGCCAAACTGCCCATAAAGATGAGTATTGGCGAATCCACCTACAACCGGAGTCGATCAACTCACCGTGGCAACCACATAACCGAGTCGCCTCACCTGTCTCTGAAACCGCATAG
- a CDS encoding LysR family transcriptional regulator, with the protein MLNELKRIAIFNKVVECGSFTSAGESLGMTKSKVSEQITTLEKNLNVRLLNRTTRKVSLTTEGGTFYQYSHGLLGMAEEALYSVNHLASEVSGTIRIGTTIDVGTFLLAPLLEEFYQLYPQVKFDLQLEDGLQDFVESNLDIVIRMGELTSSSLVGRVIAPFEIGLYASQSYLDKSPPLEKIEDLQHHDWIYLTRLCLPNHTMTLVNPEGERHDVKLEPQHISNAPLAVMAMVQQGLGIGAIAHFLINKVPGPALVRLFPDFYQISTTMNILYPSRKNLPPRVRLFIDYLVESLRAQ; encoded by the coding sequence ATGCTGAATGAACTTAAGCGTATTGCTATCTTCAATAAGGTTGTTGAGTGTGGCTCTTTTACCTCGGCTGGGGAATCGCTTGGTATGACTAAGTCCAAGGTCAGTGAGCAAATAACCACGTTAGAAAAAAATCTGAATGTACGCTTATTGAACCGTACCACTCGTAAAGTCAGCCTAACCACGGAAGGCGGCACCTTTTACCAGTACAGCCATGGTTTACTTGGAATGGCAGAGGAAGCGCTGTATTCGGTCAACCATCTGGCGTCTGAAGTTTCCGGCACAATCCGGATTGGGACGACGATCGATGTCGGTACATTCTTGTTAGCTCCTCTGTTGGAAGAGTTTTATCAATTGTATCCGCAGGTAAAGTTTGATCTTCAATTGGAGGATGGGTTGCAAGACTTTGTTGAATCGAACCTTGATATTGTGATCCGAATGGGGGAGCTCACTTCTTCTTCTTTGGTGGGAAGAGTGATCGCCCCTTTTGAAATTGGCCTTTATGCGAGCCAAAGCTATTTAGATAAAAGTCCACCGCTTGAAAAAATTGAGGATTTGCAGCACCACGATTGGATCTATCTGACGCGACTCTGCTTGCCCAATCACACCATGACACTCGTCAACCCTGAAGGTGAGCGACATGACGTGAAACTGGAACCGCAGCATATAAGCAACGCTCCTCTTGCCGTGATGGCCATGGTTCAACAAGGATTGGGGATCGGCGCGATTGCCCATTTCCTGATCAATAAAGTGCCGGGGCCTGCGTTGGTAAGGCTTTTCCCTGATTTTTATCAAATCAGCACGACCATGAACATTCTTTATCCAAGCCGTAAAAATTTGCCGCCACGAGTGCGATTGTTTATCGATTATTTAGTGGAATCGTTGCGAGCGCAGTGA
- a CDS encoding FAD-binding protein — translation MPTKVTDIVIIGAGPVGLMCAYLAQQCGLSTITIDKSAHPLQVGRADALNARTLQLLEVAKLFDELYPLGKPCNTSSVWADGHFVSRQSSWWEALEGCLHKHFLMLGQSFVEQSLDDKLTAMATPVWRNTAVENIELTPTGCVTTLTNGEVIPSRFVIGADGSQSFVRSHFEVPFHIVRPEIIWAVIDGVIESDFPKVPEIIVFQAETSDVAWIPREGNIDRFYVRMDTHDFTQEEAIAKINRAMAPHRLHFSDIVWFSQFAVKESVAEQYSLENKVFLAGDACHVHSVNGGQGLNTGVADAFNLIWKLSMYVQGHATSSLLQSYQAERQPVAQSVIESSGELVRSTKFSATNTHAQDYVKIVEKRSGNITGMGIRYGEEGPIGTRVWDFPIKSDEQATRLYTLLNYSNWSLLLFSDTERHIAVPDFIKVIRVGSQPHVAQYWAEQTPYAYQAVLVRPDAYIALITPLDEIETQLARFIESLR, via the coding sequence ATGCCCACAAAAGTAACCGACATCGTCATTATTGGCGCCGGCCCAGTAGGGTTAATGTGTGCCTACTTAGCTCAGCAGTGTGGACTAAGCACCATAACCATCGATAAATCCGCACACCCTTTACAAGTTGGCCGAGCCGATGCCTTGAATGCACGAACCTTACAATTGTTGGAGGTCGCCAAGCTTTTTGATGAGCTTTACCCACTTGGTAAACCTTGTAATACCAGCTCAGTTTGGGCAGATGGACACTTTGTTTCTCGCCAATCATCGTGGTGGGAAGCGTTAGAAGGGTGCCTACATAAACACTTTTTGATGTTAGGCCAATCCTTTGTTGAACAATCACTAGACGATAAATTGACAGCAATGGCCACACCGGTATGGCGTAACACCGCTGTTGAGAATATTGAATTAACACCAACGGGGTGTGTTACTACTCTCACTAACGGTGAAGTCATCCCATCTCGTTTTGTGATCGGTGCCGATGGCTCGCAATCCTTTGTACGCAGTCACTTTGAGGTTCCTTTCCATATTGTGCGGCCAGAGATCATCTGGGCGGTGATCGATGGCGTAATTGAGAGCGACTTCCCTAAAGTGCCTGAAATTATCGTATTCCAAGCTGAAACCTCCGATGTGGCGTGGATTCCACGCGAAGGCAATATTGATCGATTCTATGTGCGGATGGATACCCATGATTTCACACAAGAAGAGGCGATTGCCAAAATCAATCGGGCGATGGCTCCTCACCGTTTACACTTCTCCGACATTGTATGGTTTTCACAATTTGCCGTGAAAGAATCCGTAGCCGAACAATATAGCTTGGAGAACAAGGTGTTCTTAGCGGGCGATGCTTGCCACGTTCACTCCGTTAATGGTGGACAAGGGCTCAATACAGGCGTAGCTGATGCTTTTAACCTGATTTGGAAACTCAGCATGTATGTGCAAGGCCACGCTACAAGCTCACTACTACAGAGCTATCAAGCCGAGCGCCAACCAGTAGCACAAAGTGTAATTGAAAGTTCAGGCGAGCTTGTACGCTCCACCAAGTTTTCTGCGACCAATACTCATGCTCAAGATTACGTCAAAATCGTAGAAAAACGCTCCGGCAACATCACAGGAATGGGCATACGCTATGGTGAAGAAGGGCCAATTGGCACCCGTGTTTGGGATTTTCCAATCAAGAGTGATGAACAGGCAACACGCCTATATACCTTACTCAACTACTCAAACTGGAGCCTGCTGCTGTTTAGCGATACTGAACGTCATATCGCTGTTCCCGATTTTATAAAAGTCATTCGAGTAGGCTCACAGCCACACGTTGCTCAATATTGGGCGGAGCAAACACCTTATGCGTATCAAGCGGTATTGGTACGCCCTGATGCGTATATTGCACTCATCACTCCACTGGATGAAATCGAAACACAATTAGCACGCTTTATTGAATCACTTCGATAA
- a CDS encoding TauD/TfdA dioxygenase family protein gives MLYKITMLEPFGVLVEPVKKPTHVNQLDIDALREMFNREQLVLLRGFESFDQADDFADYCELWGEVSIWPFGRVLDLVQKENPGDHIFDSSYMPMHWDGMYRPQVPEYQIFQCVQAPLSGHGGRTTFSHTMLALKHTPIQEVERWMQVTGHYQRQMEFYHSKTVSPIVMPHPYKDYLVIRYNEPHFEENGDLLNPPDVSLSGIAPQQATEFHKSLRRALYDPRNFYAHEWQTGDIVITDNFSLLHGREAFTSHTPRHIRRVQVLSTPAYNNPSLESYQCPQK, from the coding sequence ATGCTATATAAAATCACCATGTTAGAACCCTTTGGGGTTCTCGTTGAGCCAGTAAAAAAGCCGACTCATGTTAATCAATTGGATATTGATGCATTACGCGAGATGTTTAATCGCGAGCAGTTGGTTTTACTGCGTGGCTTTGAAAGTTTCGATCAAGCCGATGATTTTGCCGATTACTGTGAACTCTGGGGAGAAGTGAGTATTTGGCCATTTGGCCGAGTCTTGGACCTAGTGCAGAAAGAAAATCCGGGTGATCACATTTTTGATAGCAGTTATATGCCGATGCACTGGGATGGGATGTATCGCCCACAAGTGCCTGAATACCAAATTTTTCAATGTGTACAAGCCCCTTTATCTGGCCATGGTGGCCGAACCACCTTTAGCCATACCATGTTGGCCTTAAAGCATACCCCCATCCAAGAGGTGGAACGCTGGATGCAAGTGACCGGACACTACCAACGCCAAATGGAGTTTTATCACAGCAAAACCGTATCACCGATTGTGATGCCTCACCCATATAAAGACTATCTTGTGATCCGTTACAACGAGCCACACTTTGAAGAGAATGGGGACCTGCTCAACCCACCGGATGTTTCGCTGTCCGGCATCGCACCTCAACAAGCCACTGAATTTCACAAGAGTTTACGCCGCGCATTGTATGACCCTCGTAACTTTTATGCTCACGAGTGGCAAACCGGTGACATTGTGATTACTGACAATTTTTCACTGTTACATGGACGTGAAGCGTTTACCTCTCATACCCCACGCCATATCCGCCGTGTACAAGTTTTAAGTACGCCGGCTTATAACAACCCAAGTTTGGAGTCTTACCAATGCCCACAAAAGTAA
- the folD gene encoding bifunctional methylenetetrahydrofolate dehydrogenase/methenyltetrahydrofolate cyclohydrolase FolD, with protein sequence MTAQNIDGTLISQTVRSEVAARVKARVQAGLRAPGLAVVLVGEDPASQVYVGSKRRACEEVGFVSKSFDLPATASEEALLSLVEELNNDPQIDGILVQLPLPAGMDTTKVLESIHPEKDVDGFHPYNVGRLAQRIPKLRSCTPKGIITLLERYNIPLRGKHAVIVGASNIVGRPMTLELLLAGCTTTTCHRFTQDLEGHVRQADILVVAVGKPNFIPGAWIKEGAIVVDVGINRLDTGKLVGDVEYDVARTRASFITPVPGGVGPMTVASLIENTMMACEQFHTQV encoded by the coding sequence ATGACTGCTCAAAATATTGATGGAACGCTGATTTCGCAAACGGTGCGCTCAGAAGTGGCAGCCCGTGTTAAAGCTCGTGTTCAAGCTGGGTTACGAGCCCCAGGACTAGCGGTTGTGTTGGTGGGCGAAGATCCTGCTTCACAAGTGTATGTCGGCAGTAAACGCCGTGCCTGTGAAGAAGTCGGGTTTGTCTCCAAATCTTTCGATTTACCGGCCACCGCTAGCGAAGAAGCTTTGCTGTCACTGGTTGAAGAACTCAATAACGATCCGCAAATCGATGGTATTTTGGTACAACTGCCGTTACCTGCGGGTATGGATACCACCAAAGTGTTGGAAAGCATTCACCCAGAGAAAGATGTGGATGGCTTCCACCCTTACAACGTCGGCCGTTTGGCGCAGCGCATTCCTAAACTGCGCTCTTGCACGCCCAAAGGCATCATTACTCTGCTTGAGCGTTATAACATTCCACTGCGCGGTAAACATGCGGTGATTGTAGGTGCCTCCAACATTGTCGGTCGCCCTATGACGTTAGAGCTACTACTAGCAGGTTGCACCACTACCACTTGCCACCGCTTTACTCAAGACCTCGAAGGCCATGTTCGCCAAGCGGATATCTTGGTGGTCGCGGTGGGTAAACCTAACTTTATTCCGGGTGCATGGATTAAAGAAGGCGCGATTGTGGTCGATGTCGGCATTAACCGCTTAGATACTGGCAAGCTGGTTGGCGATGTGGAATACGATGTTGCCCGCACGCGTGCAAGTTTTATCACACCAGTACCCGGTGGTGTGGGACCTATGACCGTCGCAAGCTTGATTGAAAACACCATGATGGCGTGTGAGCAGTTCCATACTCAAGTTTAA